From the Halomonas meridiana genome, one window contains:
- a CDS encoding flavodoxin family protein, which translates to MKRLLIVAHSPSVNTRALCDAVQRGAKHDDIESVTCIVKTPFEAGPTDILHCDGIVLGTTENLGTMSGALKDFFDRSYYGVLDEKQGLPCALYIRAGHDGTGTRRAVESIVTGLRWRWVQDPLIFRGEWQEAFIRQAEELGMTLAAGLDNGLF; encoded by the coding sequence ATGAAACGCTTATTAATCGTCGCCCACTCCCCTTCCGTCAATACCCGTGCCTTGTGCGATGCCGTGCAGCGAGGGGCAAAACATGACGATATCGAATCCGTGACGTGCATCGTCAAAACGCCCTTCGAAGCAGGGCCAACGGACATCCTCCATTGCGATGGCATCGTCCTGGGAACGACTGAAAACCTAGGCACCATGAGCGGCGCGCTGAAAGATTTTTTCGACCGCAGCTACTACGGGGTACTGGACGAGAAGCAGGGCCTGCCCTGCGCGCTTTATATCCGCGCAGGACATGACGGCACGGGTACTCGTCGGGCGGTGGAGAGCATCGTCACAGGGCTACGTTGGCGCTGGGTTCAGGACCCGCTGATTTTTCGTGGCGAGTGGCAGGAGGCGTTTATCCGCCAAGCCGAGGAGTTGGGCATGACTCTCGCTGCCGGGTTGGATAACGGATTGTTTTAA
- a CDS encoding SUF system Fe-S cluster assembly regulator has protein sequence MLKLSRLTDYAAVVMAQIARHPQASHAAADLAEAVQLPHPTVSKTLKMLVKAGLLESQRGVQGGYRLARPASHITAADIISAIEGPVAMTECSQAEGECDLVATCGVADNWQRVSLAIRTLLESVTLAHLADTTPIKLPVQLPIQSISLSAASA, from the coding sequence ATGCTCAAGCTTTCTCGGCTGACAGACTATGCCGCTGTGGTGATGGCGCAAATTGCCCGTCATCCCCAGGCGTCGCATGCGGCGGCTGACTTAGCAGAAGCGGTACAGCTGCCCCATCCCACCGTGAGTAAAACCTTAAAAATGCTGGTGAAGGCTGGACTGTTAGAGTCTCAGCGCGGTGTTCAAGGGGGGTACCGCCTGGCACGCCCCGCGTCGCACATCACGGCGGCCGACATCATTAGCGCCATCGAGGGGCCTGTCGCGATGACCGAGTGCAGCCAAGCGGAAGGCGAGTGCGACTTAGTGGCTACCTGCGGTGTGGCCGACAATTGGCAGCGGGTATCACTGGCCATTCGTACGCTACTCGAAAGCGTGACGCTGGCGCACCTGGCCGACACGACGCCCATCAAACTGCCCGTACAGTTACCGATTCAAAGCATTAGCCTATCGGCGGCATCGGCATAA
- a CDS encoding zinc ribbon domain-containing protein YjdM, with protein MSDLPNCPACASEFTYDDGLQYVCPECGHEWSEEANDSDAVSDGGIRDANGNLLADGDSVTVIKDLKVKGSSLVVKVGTKVKNIRLVDGDHDIDCKVEGIGPMKLKSVFVKKA; from the coding sequence ATGAGTGACCTGCCTAACTGCCCTGCCTGTGCCTCCGAGTTTACCTACGATGATGGCCTGCAATATGTCTGCCCCGAGTGTGGCCATGAATGGTCGGAAGAGGCGAACGACAGCGATGCGGTCTCGGATGGCGGCATTCGTGATGCAAACGGCAACCTGCTCGCCGATGGTGACTCGGTGACCGTGATCAAAGACCTCAAAGTCAAAGGCAGCTCCTTGGTCGTCAAAGTAGGCACCAAAGTGAAGAACATTCGATTGGTGGACGGCGATCACGACATCGACTGCAAAGTCGAGGGTATCGGCCCAATGAAACTGAAGTCGGTGTTCGTCAAGAAAGCTTAA
- a CDS encoding DUF5924 family protein, translating to MGTLLTPARMEALQGRVERIVERLKPWSWLWPPLAFAAGLGSFFLVDRQQWLGAALALGLLLAWLLLLSESLIGRWLSHRGHPTLPKGVTAFIAQMIHQETLFFTLPFILVTTVWNSGQALFALLVMGMAVWSIIDPLYYKLAGRWRSLYFMFHAQCVFLVLLVILPIMVHLTTGQSLLLALVLTVLVALPSFWHLLKKRSPARWLGFFALTVTLAYGAWLGRVWVPPASLWMTSTALSPAFDTQQRTPQGSLTLTPEAIRNNGLYVYTAIRAPRGLSETIYHAWHHNGEAMDTVALAINGGREQGYRAWSHKQNFPEDPSGEWRVDIMTDGGQRLGLIRFTVSEDANAATVADGTIRPSGLSALNLRRFVPGNGASPDDAQATE from the coding sequence ATGGGGACACTCTTAACGCCCGCCCGCATGGAAGCCTTGCAAGGGCGCGTCGAACGGATCGTCGAGCGGCTGAAACCTTGGAGCTGGCTCTGGCCGCCGTTGGCATTTGCGGCTGGGCTGGGCAGCTTTTTCCTCGTAGACCGTCAGCAGTGGCTGGGCGCGGCCCTGGCACTTGGGCTGCTGTTGGCTTGGTTGCTACTGCTCTCCGAAAGCTTGATTGGCCGCTGGCTTTCCCATCGCGGCCACCCCACGTTGCCAAAAGGCGTGACGGCCTTCATTGCGCAAATGATTCACCAGGAGACGCTGTTTTTTACCCTGCCTTTCATTCTGGTGACCACCGTGTGGAACAGCGGCCAAGCACTATTCGCGCTGTTGGTGATGGGTATGGCCGTGTGGTCGATCATCGACCCGCTCTACTACAAGCTCGCTGGGCGCTGGCGCAGTCTCTATTTCATGTTTCATGCCCAGTGCGTCTTCCTGGTACTTCTGGTCATCTTGCCTATCATGGTGCATCTCACCACCGGCCAGAGCCTGCTGCTCGCCTTGGTGCTGACCGTCCTGGTGGCCCTTCCCAGTTTCTGGCATCTACTCAAAAAACGCTCGCCAGCTCGCTGGTTGGGATTTTTCGCGCTCACCGTGACGCTGGCCTATGGGGCGTGGCTTGGCCGTGTGTGGGTGCCGCCCGCCAGTCTATGGATGACCAGCACGGCGCTCTCCCCCGCTTTTGATACGCAGCAGCGCACTCCCCAAGGCTCGCTGACACTGACGCCCGAAGCCATTCGCAACAATGGCCTGTATGTCTATACGGCCATTCGCGCCCCGCGAGGGCTGAGCGAAACGATTTACCATGCGTGGCATCATAATGGCGAAGCGATGGACACCGTGGCATTAGCGATCAACGGCGGTCGGGAACAGGGTTATCGTGCCTGGAGCCATAAGCAGAACTTTCCCGAAGACCCCTCGGGCGAGTGGCGCGTCGATATCATGACCGACGGCGGGCAGCGTTTGGGGCTGATTCGGTTTACCGTCTCGGAAGATGCCAACGCCGCCACCGTGGCCGATGGCACGATTCGACCAAGCGGTCTGAGCGCGTTGAATCTGCGTCGTTTCGTTCCGGGTAACGGCGCTTCCCCAGACGATGCCCAAGCGACCGAGTAA
- a CDS encoding YbhB/YbcL family Raf kinase inhibitor-like protein, whose product MAFALSSMSVTSSAFAHHQAIPAKHTGEAEDVSPALSWEGAPEGTKGYAVICHDPDAPLVKEGGYGFVHWVLYNLPAETTSLEENTALGTSGMTDFGKPGYGGPMPPEGHGSHLYYFWVLALDEQTSLPEGLTLPELLTAVEPHLLGMNRLVGTYQRG is encoded by the coding sequence ATGGCTTTTGCACTATCTTCAATGAGCGTCACCAGCTCGGCGTTTGCACATCACCAAGCGATTCCTGCCAAGCACACCGGCGAGGCCGAAGACGTGTCCCCAGCGCTGTCGTGGGAGGGGGCCCCGGAAGGTACCAAGGGCTATGCGGTGATCTGTCATGATCCGGATGCGCCATTGGTGAAGGAGGGCGGTTACGGTTTCGTTCACTGGGTGCTTTACAACTTGCCTGCTGAGACCACCTCGCTGGAAGAAAATACCGCGTTGGGAACGTCTGGCATGACTGATTTCGGCAAGCCAGGATACGGTGGGCCCATGCCTCCCGAGGGGCATGGCAGCCACCTTTACTATTTCTGGGTGCTGGCGCTGGACGAACAGACGTCACTGCCCGAGGGGCTGACATTGCCTGAGCTACTCACCGCCGTGGAGCCCCATCTGCTGGGAATGAATCGTCTGGTTGGTACCTACCAGCGCGGCTAA
- the fadB gene encoding fatty acid oxidation complex subunit alpha FadB, with amino-acid sequence MIYQGNAITVERRDTQGGNDIAMLTFDLKDESVNKLSSAVVAELGDAVKALQAENGLKGLMIRSAKDAFIVGADITEFHSLFDKGEEYLVEMNLKVHDIFNAIEDLPFPTVTAINGLALGGGCEVLLTTDFRVMSEKAKIGLPETKLGILPGWGGCVRLPRLIGADNAVEWIAGGTENRADAALKVGAVDAAVAHELLEEAALDILDRANAGELDYHARRDEKTSPLKLNAIEQMMAFETAKGYVAGKAGPHYPAPVEAIKVIQKGAGETRARAQAIEAKSFAKLALSSVAFNLVGLFLNDQVVKKKGSKYEKQAQPVKQTAVLGAGIMGGGIAYQSASKGTPILMKDIKDDAIELGLKEARKLFAKQVERKKLTTEQMAEKLSNIRPTLSYGDFGNVDLVVEAVVENPNVKDAVLTEVEGVVGENTILTSNTSTISINRLAKNLKRPENFCGMHFFNPVHRMPLVEVIRGEKTSDAAVSATVAYARAMGKTPIVVNDCPGFLVNRVLFPYFGGFSFLVEQGADFQRVDKVMEKFGWPMGPAYLLDVVGMDTAVHANDVMAEGFPDRMAREGKTAIQVMYDNQRLGQKNDKGFYAYEEDKKGKPKKVSDEQAYALVKEVVKEQKEFSDEDIIARMMVPLCLETVRCLEDGIVDTPAEADMALIYGIGFPPFRGGALRYIDALGVAEFVALADRLAEELGPLYAPTEKLRAMAKNNEQFYAGTTANAQA; translated from the coding sequence ATGATCTATCAAGGCAATGCCATCACGGTGGAGCGGCGTGACACCCAGGGTGGCAATGACATCGCAATGCTCACTTTCGATTTGAAAGATGAGTCCGTCAATAAGCTATCCAGCGCCGTCGTGGCTGAACTCGGCGACGCCGTCAAAGCCCTCCAAGCCGAAAACGGTTTGAAAGGGTTGATGATTCGCAGTGCCAAAGACGCCTTCATCGTCGGTGCTGACATTACCGAATTCCATAGCCTGTTCGATAAGGGTGAAGAGTACTTGGTAGAGATGAACCTCAAGGTTCACGATATTTTCAACGCCATCGAAGACCTGCCTTTCCCCACCGTGACGGCGATCAATGGCCTGGCGCTTGGCGGTGGCTGCGAAGTTCTGCTGACCACCGATTTCCGCGTGATGAGTGAGAAAGCCAAAATTGGCTTACCGGAAACCAAGCTGGGTATCCTGCCGGGCTGGGGTGGTTGCGTACGTCTGCCGCGTCTGATCGGTGCCGATAATGCCGTCGAGTGGATTGCCGGTGGTACCGAAAATCGCGCTGACGCCGCGCTAAAAGTAGGCGCAGTAGACGCGGCCGTTGCTCATGAGCTGCTGGAAGAAGCGGCGCTGGACATTCTTGACCGCGCCAATGCAGGCGAGTTGGACTATCACGCCCGTCGCGACGAGAAAACATCACCGCTCAAGCTCAATGCCATCGAGCAGATGATGGCGTTCGAAACCGCTAAAGGGTACGTGGCTGGCAAAGCAGGCCCGCACTATCCCGCCCCGGTGGAAGCGATCAAAGTGATCCAAAAAGGCGCCGGTGAAACCCGCGCCCGCGCTCAGGCGATCGAAGCCAAATCGTTCGCCAAGCTGGCGCTAAGCAGCGTTGCCTTTAACTTGGTCGGCCTGTTCCTGAACGACCAGGTCGTTAAGAAGAAGGGCAGCAAGTACGAAAAGCAGGCCCAGCCGGTCAAACAGACCGCCGTGTTGGGTGCCGGCATCATGGGGGGCGGTATCGCCTACCAAAGTGCCAGCAAAGGCACGCCCATCCTAATGAAAGACATCAAGGATGACGCCATCGAGCTCGGCCTCAAAGAGGCACGCAAGCTGTTTGCCAAGCAGGTAGAGCGTAAAAAGCTCACTACCGAGCAGATGGCCGAGAAACTTTCCAACATCCGCCCGACGCTCTCCTACGGCGATTTCGGTAACGTCGATTTGGTCGTGGAAGCCGTGGTCGAGAACCCCAACGTCAAAGATGCCGTGTTGACCGAAGTGGAAGGCGTGGTAGGTGAGAACACGATTCTGACCTCCAATACGTCGACCATTTCGATCAACCGCCTGGCCAAAAACCTGAAGCGCCCGGAAAATTTCTGCGGCATGCACTTCTTCAACCCGGTTCATCGCATGCCGCTGGTCGAGGTCATCCGTGGTGAGAAAACCTCGGACGCCGCCGTGTCAGCGACCGTCGCCTACGCCCGCGCCATGGGTAAAACCCCCATCGTGGTGAATGACTGCCCAGGGTTTCTGGTCAACCGCGTACTGTTCCCTTACTTCGGTGGCTTTAGCTTCCTGGTCGAGCAGGGCGCCGACTTCCAGCGCGTGGATAAAGTCATGGAGAAGTTTGGCTGGCCCATGGGCCCGGCCTATCTGCTGGATGTCGTCGGCATGGATACCGCCGTGCACGCCAACGACGTGATGGCCGAAGGCTTCCCGGATCGTATGGCACGTGAAGGCAAAACGGCGATTCAAGTGATGTACGACAACCAGCGCCTGGGCCAGAAGAACGACAAAGGCTTCTACGCTTACGAAGAAGATAAGAAGGGTAAGCCGAAGAAGGTCAGCGACGAGCAGGCTTACGCGTTAGTAAAAGAAGTGGTGAAAGAGCAGAAAGAGTTTTCGGATGAAGACATCATCGCTCGCATGATGGTGCCGCTGTGCCTGGAGACCGTACGCTGCCTGGAAGATGGCATTGTCGATACGCCAGCAGAAGCCGATATGGCGCTGATTTACGGCATTGGCTTCCCTCCCTTCCGTGGCGGTGCGCTGCGCTACATCGACGCGCTGGGCGTAGCCGAGTTTGTTGCGCTGGCCGACCGTTTGGCCGAAGAGCTGGGGCCGCTGTACGCGCCCACCGAGAAGCTGCGCGCCATGGCCAAGAACAACGAGCAGTTCTACGCTGGCACCACGGCAAACGCTCAGGCCTAA
- the slyA gene encoding transcriptional regulator SlyA: MASTIGFRIARLPHLWRSILDRRLAPLGLTQTRWVTLYHLWKLGEGNPQCDLARAIGVEAPSLVRTLGQLEEQGLVERRACDNDRRSKRIYLTPAAMPLLEQIDSVVLAARQEMLAGLSEDDLEQLEKWLALIESNGLAIQARDQDGPSA; this comes from the coding sequence ATGGCATCAACAATTGGTTTTCGTATTGCTCGCTTGCCCCACCTGTGGCGCTCGATTCTCGATCGCAGGCTTGCGCCACTGGGGCTGACCCAGACCCGCTGGGTGACGCTGTATCATCTTTGGAAGTTGGGCGAAGGCAACCCACAGTGCGATTTGGCTCGCGCGATTGGAGTGGAAGCACCGTCCCTGGTGCGGACGTTGGGGCAGTTGGAGGAGCAAGGTTTGGTTGAGCGTCGCGCCTGCGATAACGACCGCCGCAGCAAACGCATCTACCTCACCCCGGCAGCGATGCCGCTGTTGGAGCAGATCGACAGTGTCGTGCTCGCCGCCCGCCAGGAGATGCTGGCAGGCTTGAGCGAAGACGACTTGGAACAGTTGGAAAAGTGGCTCGCGCTGATCGAATCCAACGGCCTCGCCATTCAGGCCAGAGACCAAGACGGGCCCTCCGCTTAA
- the fadA gene encoding acetyl-CoA C-acyltransferase FadA — MSLNPRDIVVVDGVRTAMAKAKNGAFRNVRAENLSAAVMQALFTRNPNLDPSEVDDVIWGCVNQTLEQSMNIARNAAIMTGIPRSVPAQTVNRLCGSSMTALHIAAANIKAGMGDFYVIGGVEHMEHVPMAHGVDVNPAASKYAAKAAMMMGLTAELLGKMHGISREDQDKFGVRSHQRAQAAMEKGYFDNEIIGVEGHDQRGFKVLVKNDEVIRADASLESMANLKPVFDPRNGTVTAGTSSALSVGASAMAVMSYERAQALGLEPIAKVLSTGVAGCDASIMGYGPVPASKKALKAAGLSAADIETVELNEAFAAQGLPVLKDLGFLDAMDEKVNLHGGAIALGHPLGCSGSRICTTLLNVMQQRDTTLGLATMCIGMGQGVATVFERLK; from the coding sequence ATGAGTTTGAATCCGAGAGATATCGTGGTGGTTGACGGTGTTCGTACCGCCATGGCGAAAGCGAAAAACGGCGCCTTCCGCAACGTGCGTGCCGAAAACCTCTCCGCTGCCGTCATGCAGGCGCTGTTTACCCGAAATCCGAACCTGGATCCGTCGGAAGTGGATGATGTGATCTGGGGCTGCGTTAACCAGACGCTGGAACAGTCCATGAACATCGCCCGCAACGCGGCGATCATGACCGGCATTCCGCGCTCGGTACCCGCGCAAACGGTCAACCGCCTATGCGGTTCTTCGATGACCGCGCTGCATATTGCCGCTGCGAACATTAAAGCCGGCATGGGCGACTTCTACGTGATTGGCGGTGTGGAGCACATGGAGCACGTTCCCATGGCCCACGGGGTCGATGTAAATCCGGCCGCCAGCAAGTACGCTGCCAAAGCCGCCATGATGATGGGCCTGACGGCCGAGTTGCTGGGTAAAATGCACGGCATTTCTCGTGAAGATCAGGATAAGTTCGGCGTGCGCTCGCATCAGCGTGCTCAGGCGGCGATGGAGAAAGGCTACTTCGATAACGAGATTATCGGCGTTGAAGGCCACGACCAGCGTGGCTTCAAAGTGCTGGTAAAAAACGACGAAGTGATTCGCGCCGATGCCAGCCTTGAGTCCATGGCGAACCTGAAGCCCGTGTTTGACCCTCGTAACGGTACCGTTACCGCAGGTACCTCTTCGGCGCTGTCGGTGGGTGCATCTGCGATGGCGGTCATGAGCTACGAGCGCGCCCAGGCGCTGGGGCTGGAGCCGATTGCCAAAGTGCTCTCGACCGGTGTGGCGGGCTGCGATGCCTCCATCATGGGCTATGGCCCGGTGCCCGCGTCCAAGAAAGCCTTGAAAGCGGCTGGTTTGTCCGCGGCGGACATTGAAACCGTCGAGCTGAACGAGGCGTTTGCCGCACAGGGGCTGCCAGTGTTGAAGGACCTAGGCTTCCTAGACGCTATGGACGAAAAAGTGAACCTGCACGGCGGTGCCATTGCCTTGGGTCACCCGTTGGGCTGCTCCGGGTCGCGCATTTGTACGACGCTGCTGAACGTCATGCAGCAGCGCGATACCACCTTGGGCCTAGCCACCATGTGTATTGGCATGGGGCAAGGGGTTGCCACGGTGTTCGAGCGTTTGAAGTAA